A window of Sphingomonas adhaesiva contains these coding sequences:
- a CDS encoding glycoside hydrolase family 27 protein, protein MIRRAWAALCLLLFALPAAAAPPARTGSWVFDGAPSYPGVTMMRVERDGAGVRGEITTRWYGPIAMQNPRLRGDTLTFDTRNLNDNAHPTRRWTARFTPRGVRLTGDMWYAHVVQDGRRGTPAEVAARTFRPAPPLPALGSLPDDGLARTPPMGWSSWNRFAEKIDDATVRAMADAMVSSGLRDAGYVYVNIDDGWQGTRGSDGELRPNAKFPDMKALADYVHARGLKLGIYSSPGPKTCAGYEGSYGHVEQDARTFARWGVDFLKYDLCSGEWFYADADSVKRTYYQMGAALRATGRPIVYSLCQYGRFDVADWGRSVGGHLWRTTGDITDDYKTMSDIGFVRNPQFPHAGPGGWNDPDMLEVGNGGMSADEYRTHFTLWAIQAAPLLMGHDLRLTGASDAAILENGGAIAIDQDSLGVQGRRETSVDGIETWRKPLAGGDVAIAIFNRTTADRDADVPPGLAAQGGRIIDVWRGRALAADETRLRVPAHGTVLLRVVAPGTTDQEGAKR, encoded by the coding sequence ATGATCCGTCGCGCATGGGCCGCGCTGTGCCTGTTGCTGTTCGCGCTTCCCGCCGCCGCCGCGCCGCCGGCGCGCACGGGAAGCTGGGTGTTCGATGGCGCGCCGTCCTACCCCGGGGTCACGATGATGCGCGTCGAGCGCGACGGTGCCGGTGTGCGCGGGGAGATCACGACGCGCTGGTACGGCCCGATCGCGATGCAGAACCCGCGGCTGCGCGGCGACACGCTGACCTTCGACACGCGCAACCTGAACGACAATGCGCATCCGACGCGCCGCTGGACCGCGCGCTTCACGCCGCGCGGCGTCCGCCTGACCGGCGATATGTGGTATGCGCACGTGGTGCAGGACGGCCGCCGCGGCACCCCGGCGGAGGTCGCCGCGCGCACCTTCCGCCCCGCACCGCCGCTCCCCGCGCTCGGCTCGCTCCCCGACGACGGCCTCGCGCGGACGCCGCCGATGGGCTGGTCGAGCTGGAACAGGTTCGCGGAGAAGATCGACGACGCGACGGTGCGCGCGATGGCGGACGCGATGGTGTCGAGCGGGCTGCGCGACGCGGGCTACGTCTACGTCAACATCGACGACGGCTGGCAGGGGACCCGCGGCTCCGACGGGGAGCTTCGGCCCAACGCCAAGTTCCCGGACATGAAGGCGCTGGCCGACTACGTCCACGCCCGCGGGTTGAAGCTCGGCATCTATTCCTCGCCGGGGCCGAAGACCTGCGCCGGCTATGAGGGGAGCTACGGCCATGTCGAGCAGGACGCGCGCACCTTCGCGCGCTGGGGCGTGGATTTCCTCAAATACGACCTGTGCTCGGGCGAATGGTTCTACGCCGACGCCGACAGCGTGAAGCGCACCTATTATCAGATGGGCGCGGCGCTGCGCGCGACGGGGCGGCCGATCGTCTATTCGCTGTGCCAATATGGCCGGTTCGACGTCGCCGACTGGGGACGTTCGGTCGGCGGGCACCTGTGGCGCACGACGGGCGACATCACCGACGATTACAAGACCATGTCCGATATCGGCTTCGTCCGGAACCCCCAGTTTCCGCACGCGGGGCCGGGCGGGTGGAACGATCCCGATATGCTGGAGGTCGGCAACGGCGGGATGAGCGCGGACGAATATCGCACCCACTTCACCTTGTGGGCGATCCAGGCCGCCCCGCTGTTGATGGGCCACGACCTGCGCCTCACGGGCGCGAGCGACGCCGCGATCCTGGAGAACGGGGGCGCGATCGCGATCGACCAGGATTCGCTCGGCGTGCAGGGACGCCGCGAAACCAGCGTCGACGGGATCGAGACCTGGCGCAAGCCACTCGCCGGCGGGGATGTCGCGATCGCCATCTTCAACCGCACCACCGCCGATCGCGACGCCGACGTCCCGCCGGGGCTGGCCGCGCAGGGCGGGCGTATCATCGACGTGTGGCGCGGGCGTGCTCTGGCGGCGGACGAGACTCGGCTGCGCGTGCCCGCGCACGGGACGGTGCTGTTGCGGGTGGTCGCGCCCGGTACGACCGATCAGGAGGGGGCGAAGCGCTGA
- a CDS encoding FadR/GntR family transcriptional regulator, which produces MRMMVEPAAARLAASRRSAVDVEAMRAALATMAEHGLADGRGRMADQQFHMTMLEATRNDLIIALASSIMAAIAWTTIYKQRKRALPRDPVPDHRTLFDAIERADPQGAEAAMVDLIALALVDTEVSLLDS; this is translated from the coding sequence ATGCGGATGATGGTCGAGCCCGCGGCGGCGCGGCTGGCGGCATCGCGGCGATCTGCGGTGGATGTCGAGGCGATGCGGGCGGCGCTGGCCACGATGGCGGAGCACGGGCTGGCCGACGGACGCGGCCGGATGGCGGACCAGCAGTTCCACATGACGATGCTGGAGGCGACGCGCAACGACCTCATCATCGCGCTCGCCAGCTCGATCATGGCCGCGATCGCCTGGACCACGATCTACAAGCAGCGCAAGCGCGCGCTGCCGCGCGATCCCGTGCCGGACCACCGCACGCTGTTCGACGCCATCGAGCGCGCCGACCCGCAGGGTGCTGAGGCGGCGATGGTCGACCTGATCGCACTGGCGCTGGTCGACACCGAAGTCTCGCTACTCGATTCCTGA
- a CDS encoding DUF5695 domain-containing protein, giving the protein MRRPLLLGVLLAGVTLAGAAPMAPISAARVAPTPTTIFALGGVTVALRPDTQTLARLSPKAEPAFSFVPTTRETERSGDGYNHIGDLNVRLRTPGGAWRDFASAHRRAPIRPLAATRGTLAAADMTATMGAGFPLTVVRRWTDERGALGLRFTLTNRGTAPVEIGALGMPMVFDNIITDRSLDEAHAQASFVDPYIGRDAGYLQVTRLNGRGPALLVLPARGTPLEAYVPLKNPGEAGDGAIFTDRSPRGQTSEGFYDWTVHSAGYVEREWKNAGTQWNTPTSRTIAPGQTVEIGVRLVLSPSIRAIEPTLIANARPVAVGIPGYVVPTDQVAQLFLKAPSALAGVESEPAGALTATRAGDTKGWTRLNVAARGFGPARLTLRYADGERQTVSYYITKPLDRTMADLGRFSTTRQWYEGKGDRFGRTPSILTWDNEAKKIVDVEPRVWIAGMSDEGGGGSWVAATMKQLDNPAPDEIAKLERLIDGTVVGNLQVKDGPHAGAVKKSLFYYAPAKFPDAYKGFPADAWKSWTSWNEKDAGDLGRAYNYPHVAIGHWVLYRTARNHPGLVTRHDWRWYLDHAYRTTVAMMRDAPHYTEFGLMEGDVFLDILKDLQREGLTAEATEMERLMKKRADHWRTLKYPFGSEMAWDSTGQPEVYAWMRYFDYAPQADVTREVILGYDPTIPSWGYNGNARRYWDFLYGGKYPRIERQIHHYGSALNAVPLFDSFRRDPNDLHLLRVAYGGMMGGITNIAEDGASSAAFHAWPDMMKWDPYSGDYGMGFYGHAIAAGSYLVDDPTFGWIGFGGAVTRARDAVTITPADGARARLFVAPVGQWITLEAGKIRSATYTPATRRITLALDPATATTPAARLFVEATTGGAAYQPGTGRAERGGWTIPLPGTATEVVLAPR; this is encoded by the coding sequence ATGCGTCGTCCTTTGTTGCTGGGAGTGTTGCTGGCCGGCGTAACGCTGGCGGGCGCCGCCCCGATGGCACCGATATCGGCGGCACGCGTCGCACCCACCCCGACAACGATCTTCGCGCTGGGCGGCGTCACGGTGGCGCTTCGCCCCGACACGCAGACGCTCGCGCGTCTCTCCCCCAAGGCCGAACCCGCGTTCAGCTTCGTGCCGACCACGCGGGAGACGGAGCGCTCCGGCGACGGCTACAACCATATCGGCGACCTGAACGTGCGCCTGCGCACGCCCGGCGGCGCGTGGCGGGATTTCGCGTCCGCGCACCGGCGCGCGCCGATCCGCCCGCTCGCCGCGACCCGCGGCACGCTCGCCGCCGCCGACATGACCGCGACGATGGGCGCGGGCTTCCCGCTGACGGTCGTGCGGCGCTGGACCGACGAGCGCGGCGCGCTGGGGCTGCGCTTCACGCTCACCAACCGCGGCACGGCGCCGGTCGAGATCGGCGCGCTCGGGATGCCGATGGTGTTCGACAACATCATCACCGACCGCAGCCTGGACGAGGCTCATGCCCAGGCGAGCTTCGTCGATCCGTATATCGGCCGCGACGCCGGCTATCTCCAGGTCACGCGGCTGAACGGGCGCGGCCCCGCGCTGCTGGTCCTGCCCGCACGCGGCACCCCGCTGGAAGCCTATGTCCCCCTCAAGAACCCGGGCGAGGCGGGCGACGGCGCGATCTTCACCGACCGCAGCCCGCGCGGGCAGACGTCCGAGGGCTTCTACGACTGGACCGTCCACTCCGCGGGCTATGTCGAGCGCGAGTGGAAGAACGCGGGCACGCAGTGGAACACGCCCACGAGCCGGACGATCGCACCGGGACAGACGGTCGAGATCGGGGTCCGTCTGGTCCTTTCCCCCTCGATCCGCGCGATCGAGCCGACGCTGATCGCCAATGCGCGCCCGGTCGCGGTCGGCATCCCGGGCTATGTCGTGCCCACCGACCAGGTGGCGCAGCTCTTCCTCAAGGCACCGAGCGCGCTCGCCGGGGTCGAGAGCGAGCCCGCCGGCGCGCTGACCGCCACCCGTGCGGGCGACACGAAGGGCTGGACGCGGCTGAACGTCGCGGCGCGCGGCTTCGGCCCGGCGCGGCTGACGCTGCGCTATGCCGACGGCGAACGGCAGACGGTGAGCTATTACATCACCAAGCCGCTGGACCGCACCATGGCCGACCTCGGCCGCTTCTCCACGACGCGTCAATGGTACGAGGGCAAGGGCGACCGGTTCGGCCGCACGCCCTCCATCCTGACCTGGGACAATGAGGCGAAGAAGATCGTCGACGTCGAACCGCGCGTCTGGATCGCGGGGATGAGCGACGAGGGCGGCGGCGGGAGCTGGGTCGCGGCGACGATGAAGCAGCTCGACAACCCCGCGCCGGACGAGATCGCGAAGCTGGAACGGCTGATCGACGGCACGGTGGTCGGCAACCTCCAGGTGAAGGACGGCCCCCACGCCGGCGCCGTCAAGAAGAGCCTGTTCTATTACGCCCCCGCCAAATTCCCCGATGCGTACAAGGGCTTCCCCGCCGATGCGTGGAAATCCTGGACCTCGTGGAACGAGAAGGACGCCGGCGATCTCGGCCGTGCGTACAATTATCCACACGTCGCGATCGGCCACTGGGTGCTGTACCGCACCGCGCGCAACCATCCGGGGCTCGTCACCCGGCACGACTGGCGCTGGTATCTCGACCATGCCTATCGGACGACGGTCGCGATGATGCGCGACGCGCCGCATTATACCGAGTTCGGCTTGATGGAGGGCGACGTCTTCCTCGACATCCTGAAGGACCTGCAGCGCGAGGGGCTGACCGCCGAGGCGACCGAGATGGAGCGCCTGATGAAGAAGCGCGCCGACCATTGGCGCACGCTCAAATACCCCTTCGGGTCGGAGATGGCGTGGGATTCGACCGGCCAGCCGGAGGTCTACGCCTGGATGCGCTATTTCGATTACGCGCCCCAGGCCGACGTCACCCGCGAGGTGATCCTGGGCTACGATCCGACCATCCCCTCCTGGGGCTATAACGGCAATGCGCGCCGCTACTGGGACTTCCTCTACGGCGGCAAATATCCGCGGATCGAGCGGCAGATCCACCATTACGGGTCGGCGCTGAACGCGGTGCCGCTGTTCGACAGCTTCCGCCGCGATCCCAACGACCTCCACCTGCTCCGCGTCGCTTATGGCGGGATGATGGGCGGGATCACCAACATCGCCGAGGACGGCGCCTCGTCGGCTGCCTTCCATGCCTGGCCCGACATGATGAAGTGGGACCCGTACAGCGGCGACTACGGCATGGGGTTCTACGGCCATGCCATCGCGGCGGGGAGCTATTTGGTCGACGATCCGACCTTCGGCTGGATCGGTTTCGGCGGCGCGGTGACGCGGGCGCGCGATGCGGTGACGATCACGCCCGCGGACGGTGCGCGCGCACGGCTGTTCGTCGCGCCGGTTGGGCAATGGATCACGCTGGAGGCAGGCAAGATCCGCAGCGCGACCTATACCCCCGCGACCCGGCGGATCACGCTCGCGCTCGATCCGGCGACCGCGACGACCCCGGCGGCGCGGCTGTTCGTAGAGGCGACGACCGGGGGCGCGGCGTATCAGCCGGGCACGGGCCGGGCGGAGCGCGGCGGCTGGACCATCCCGCTGCCCGGCACGGCGACCGAGGTGGTGCTGGCGCCGCGTTGA
- a CDS encoding FadR/GntR family transcriptional regulator produces the protein MIRAMGTGFDARGFTRLGTLIRPGERARDEGSLAQQIGVQILSGELAPGYVFPSEIDFAASIGISRSVLREAFRVLIAKGLVESRPKTGTRVCARRH, from the coding sequence ATGATCCGCGCGATGGGGACAGGCTTCGACGCGCGCGGCTTCACACGGCTGGGTACGCTCATTCGACCGGGCGAACGGGCGCGGGACGAAGGCTCGCTGGCGCAGCAGATCGGGGTGCAGATCCTGTCGGGCGAACTCGCCCCCGGCTACGTCTTCCCGAGTGAGATCGACTTCGCCGCGAGCATCGGCATTTCCCGATCGGTCCTGCGCGAGGCATTCCGCGTACTGATCGCCAAGGGCCTGGTCGAGAGCAGGCCGAAGACGGGAACCCGGGTGTGCGCGCGGCGTCACTGA
- a CDS encoding TonB-dependent receptor translates to MGATTDHGKMMLGTAMAALVMATVPTTSFAAPQEAAAQAPAKPTRAERAAIRKAAREARRAERRRLRAAKAAGTRDTRIEGSPTVAGGDIIVTGLRQSVKDSIDRKRRARQIVDVVTAEDAGKLPDNNVVDAMARVTGVAVTRSQGRGNGFTIRGLAGVQTTVNGVEGATAPLPGGEGRTLALESVPAELVKSIEVYKTRTADQIEGGVGGSVNVELRRPLELRKGWTIAGSVRDQYAEQGKLWSPSASLLVANRMDTGIGEIGFLLNGAYAKQNYAEAANNSESPFLLGCDTCTIRLSLPEDQRDRLVAPFRAAYGTNNGRREQKSLSGAMQWRVSPKLNFVLEGSYFGETYTDQFNSIYALTRQDYYTIQNPRIAPSGVLLGYDVVNLGVRNPDGTVSVVNGGRVDAGFNAGQSQGSSNTYRTNFETHFESPGVRIDASAQYQWSNSQYYSNGQNGNYVGLNRFRVDFDSPKTQNNGPYFDFYNVDPVNPEQARVQALYDNLGEGRNSQFSAQVDIWKELDPSGLLRAAKFGARFAKNTNSFKDSYRYAGWFDTDRQIPLSNIPGVDTVVITPQLPGGSPVSWVQLDSGQLFNAFPALRQFIIANNPQGLDGPGRDAGVESLFGTVRPSAANTGNTSDNRENSFAAYAILDYAFKAGFPIDGNVGVRYVNTYNSINGRNLVPGPQAIDPVTRLPIPNEYGPDTFETQNLRGNYVDILPSAFATVHFTDKLQLRGSYSYNVQRPSLFALRNFFATDYRNPLATVYAGNPQLRPATTDDYNLSLEWYFGRGGIISFGAFSKIQNGFIFYTRQRENVPQLGGQARFVEKPRNSGPGKTQGFEAQATGFFSFLPGLLRNLGATVNATFIPVADISLPNPLPQQNENDPIVYEFVRRDAPFTSRWSYNLIGYYETPMFGVRVAYNWRSKFQTGEPSIDQIWTISSRPTQRLDAAITYTPFKFLTLSIEGSNLLGNIDKSFYYTYPELPVGLRAMGRTITGGARFRF, encoded by the coding sequence ATGGGCGCGACCACCGATCACGGGAAGATGATGCTCGGAACGGCGATGGCCGCTCTGGTGATGGCGACGGTGCCCACGACGAGCTTCGCCGCACCTCAGGAAGCGGCCGCGCAGGCGCCGGCGAAACCCACCCGGGCGGAACGGGCCGCGATCCGCAAGGCTGCGCGCGAGGCGCGCCGGGCCGAGCGGCGCCGCCTTCGCGCCGCCAAGGCCGCGGGCACGCGCGACACCCGGATCGAAGGGTCGCCGACCGTCGCCGGCGGCGACATCATCGTCACCGGGCTGCGCCAGAGCGTGAAGGACTCGATCGACCGCAAGCGCCGGGCGCGTCAGATCGTCGATGTCGTAACCGCCGAGGATGCGGGCAAGCTGCCCGACAACAACGTCGTCGACGCGATGGCGCGCGTGACCGGCGTCGCCGTGACCCGCAGCCAGGGGCGCGGCAACGGGTTCACCATCCGGGGCCTCGCCGGGGTTCAGACGACCGTCAACGGGGTCGAGGGCGCGACCGCGCCGCTGCCCGGCGGCGAGGGACGCACGCTCGCCCTGGAGAGCGTTCCCGCCGAACTCGTGAAGTCGATCGAGGTGTACAAGACCCGGACCGCCGACCAGATCGAGGGCGGCGTCGGCGGCTCGGTGAACGTCGAACTGCGCCGGCCGCTCGAACTGCGCAAGGGATGGACGATCGCCGGCAGCGTGCGCGACCAATATGCGGAACAGGGCAAATTGTGGAGCCCCTCGGCCAGCCTGCTGGTGGCGAACCGCATGGATACCGGCATCGGCGAGATCGGGTTCCTGCTGAACGGTGCCTACGCGAAGCAGAATTACGCCGAAGCGGCGAACAACAGCGAGTCGCCCTTCCTGCTCGGCTGCGATACCTGCACGATCCGGCTGAGCCTGCCCGAGGATCAGCGCGACCGGCTGGTCGCGCCGTTCCGCGCCGCCTACGGCACCAACAACGGACGACGCGAGCAGAAATCGCTCAGCGGTGCGATGCAGTGGCGCGTCAGTCCGAAGCTGAACTTCGTCCTCGAAGGATCGTATTTCGGGGAGACCTACACCGATCAGTTCAATTCCATCTACGCCCTTACGCGGCAGGATTATTACACGATCCAGAACCCGCGCATCGCGCCCAGCGGCGTGCTGCTGGGATATGATGTCGTCAACCTGGGGGTGCGCAACCCGGACGGCACCGTCAGCGTCGTGAACGGCGGGCGGGTCGATGCGGGCTTCAACGCCGGACAAAGCCAGGGCAGCAGCAACACCTATCGCACGAATTTCGAAACCCACTTCGAATCGCCCGGCGTCAGGATCGACGCCAGCGCGCAATATCAGTGGAGCAACAGCCAATATTACTCGAACGGGCAGAACGGCAATTACGTCGGACTCAATCGGTTCCGGGTCGATTTCGATTCGCCCAAGACGCAGAACAACGGGCCGTATTTCGACTTCTACAACGTCGACCCGGTGAACCCCGAACAGGCCCGCGTGCAGGCGCTGTACGACAATCTGGGCGAGGGGCGGAACTCGCAATTCTCGGCCCAGGTGGATATCTGGAAGGAACTTGATCCGTCCGGCCTGCTCCGGGCCGCGAAATTCGGTGCGCGCTTCGCGAAGAACACGAATTCATTCAAGGACAGCTACCGCTACGCCGGATGGTTCGACACCGATCGGCAGATCCCGCTGTCGAACATTCCGGGCGTCGACACCGTCGTCATCACGCCCCAGCTTCCGGGCGGCTCCCCGGTGTCGTGGGTCCAGCTCGACAGCGGGCAGCTCTTCAATGCCTTCCCGGCGCTGCGGCAGTTCATCATCGCGAACAATCCGCAGGGGCTGGATGGCCCCGGCAGGGACGCGGGGGTGGAATCGCTGTTCGGCACCGTCCGTCCGTCGGCCGCCAACACGGGCAATACGAGCGATAACAGGGAAAACAGCTTCGCCGCCTATGCGATCCTGGATTACGCCTTCAAGGCCGGCTTCCCGATCGACGGCAATGTCGGTGTCCGTTACGTGAACACCTACAATTCGATCAACGGCCGGAACCTGGTTCCCGGCCCGCAGGCGATCGATCCGGTGACACGGCTGCCCATTCCTAACGAATATGGCCCCGATACGTTCGAAACCCAAAATCTTCGCGGCAATTACGTCGATATTCTTCCCAGTGCCTTTGCGACGGTGCACTTTACCGACAAGCTTCAATTGCGCGGTAGCTACAGCTATAACGTCCAGAGGCCGAGTCTGTTTGCCCTTCGTAACTTCTTCGCGACGGATTATCGCAATCCCCTGGCGACGGTCTATGCAGGGAACCCGCAATTGAGGCCGGCGACCACGGACGACTACAACCTGTCGCTGGAATGGTATTTCGGCCGCGGCGGCATCATTTCCTTCGGTGCCTTCTCGAAGATCCAGAACGGCTTCATCTTCTATACCCGCCAGCGGGAAAACGTGCCGCAACTCGGCGGGCAGGCGCGCTTCGTCGAGAAGCCGCGCAACTCGGGTCCGGGCAAGACGCAGGGGTTCGAGGCGCAGGCGACCGGCTTCTTCTCTTTCCTGCCCGGACTGCTGCGCAATCTCGGCGCCACGGTGAACGCGACCTTCATCCCGGTCGCCGATATCTCGCTTCCCAATCCGCTGCCGCAGCAGAACGAGAACGATCCGATCGTCTATGAGTTCGTCCGGCGCGATGCGCCTTTCACCTCGCGATGGTCGTACAATTTGATCGGCTATTACGAAACGCCGATGTTCGGCGTCCGGGTCGCCTATAACTGGCGATCGAAGTTCCAGACCGGCGAGCCGTCGATCGACCAGATCTGGACCATCTCGTCGCGGCCGACGCAGCGGCTCGACGCCGCAATCACCTACACGCCGTTCAAGTTCCTGACGCTCAGCATCGAGGGGTCGAACCTCCTCGGGAATATCGACAAGAGCTTCTACTACACCTACCCCGAACTGCCCGTCGGCCTTCGGGCGATGGGGCGGACGATCACCGGCGGCGCGCGCTTCCGCTTCTGA